A single Plasmodium yoelii strain 17X genome assembly, chromosome: 10 DNA region contains:
- a CDS encoding gametocyte-specific protein, putative: protein MVANTFVSLLLVCFFFVFCLTNNNTLALSNADKNYKNGKNIYPINSENNKFSNEKNGIKQLKNSNLIVALDQIKRISEGTNIKNAVKTFLIKNPTLSVIMLLIISVVIGFVTHKVALNTLQREICFGSPSDDGIANAIKDNIINRIIEIVASETKESESDEARENKINELNEANQLK from the coding sequence ATGGTGGCAAATACATTTGTATCATTATTGTtagtatgttttttttttgtcttttgtttaacaaataataatacattggCATTATCAAATGcagataaaaattataaaaatggcaaaaatatatatcctaTAAACtcagaaaataataaattttcaaatgaaaaaaatggaatcAAACAACTAAAGAATTCAAATTTGATTGTTGCACTAGATCAAATTAAAAGGATATCCGAAggcacaaatataaaaaatgcagTTAAAACCTTTCTTATAAAAAATCCCACATTAAGTGTTATAATGTTGCTCATCATATCGGTAGTAATAGGATTTGTAACACATAAAGTAGCGTTAAATACATTACAAAGGGAAATTTGCTTTGGTAGTCCTTCTGACGATGGTATAGCCAATGCTATCAAGGATAATATCATAAACAGAATTATAGAAATAGTTGCTAGTGAGACTAAAGAAAGTGAATCAGATGAAGCtagagaaaataaaataaacgaaCTAAATGAAGCAAATCAACTTAAATGA